The Arachidicoccus terrestris genome includes the window ATCGGAGCGCGTAAAAGACAGGCCATTACTCTGGTTAAGCAGATCCGTAACGGATAAGGTCAATTTAGCCGCTTTATCGAAAAAGAATTTAGCCACCGCCAGGTTTAAAATGGTGCTGTTATTTTGTTGTTCCTCAGGAAGGCCCGCATACAATGTATAATCGAATCCAGCTGAAGACTCCCATCCCGACTCGGTGTACCAGGTGCCGTCAAATGAAAATTTCTGGTCAAAATAGTTGCCATTGGTACGGTCGCTTACAGAATAATGAATGATGTTATAAGTCGGCCTGGTGGAGAAATTAATATCAAAAGCTTTTTCCAGATTGGTCCGCCATCTGAAGGTTTCTGAAAGCTCAATTTTCGTCGTATAATTTTTAACCTGATCGATCAGGCTGACTTGGTGCCGATGATTGATCCTTGTCTGAAGATCCAGATTGGATGGGATAAACCGGATAGGAATACCAAACCCCAGATAAGCGTTGATCTGATAGTTACCGTTGATATTAACCGGTTTGGAAAATTGTCCGCCATTGTCCAGCCTTTTAATTGAATTGACGACGCTATTTGTGGCAACCTCCATATTGACCCTGGCATTGACTGACCTGCTGGTCACACTGTCTCTGTTTCTATATTCGAGAGAAACCTGGTGATTAAAGCGCTGCTTCAGGTCCGGGTTGCCGGCCCTGATATATAAAGGGTTCGAATTATCCACAATGGGCTGCATCTGGCTCACCTCCGGCTGACTGGTGCGCCCGCGATATCTGAACCTCAGACGCCGCCATTTGCTGAACCGGTAGGTCAGACTCGCAGTGGGATACAGGTTTACATAGTTCTGATGAATATCTGTGTGTTTGGTATAATTGAGGCTGTTGACTTTTCCCCATTGAACACCAGAGCCCACACTTAACCGGATATAATCCGTATGATATCGATAGCTGAGGGTTGAGCGTGTCGATTGATAGGTATTTCCATAAAAATTGGTCAGTGTTGTATCGATCGTGGTATAGTCTCCCGTCAGCTCATCGTAATTATAGGTCCGCTGATCTGACTTGCTTTTAGAATAGGCCGCATTTAACTCGAGCTGAACCATATGGTGTACGCCAAAAGGTTCTGTGTAATCTAAATTCGCACGGTATGACTGGTTATCAGACGTGTTGAGAAATTGCCGCCTGGTCAGATCCAGACTATCCGCGATAAAGTCATATAGATCTGTCTGGCTAAGGCGGGTACGGTCATTATTGTTTTGGTGGATATTCACGTCCAGGGAAATGGAACGCCCCCTCTTTTTAAACCGGTGATTATACGTTGTTGATAGCGAAAAATTCTCCTGGTGACTATCGGAGCTGGAGGTATTGGTCGTTTTGTTCTTATGGACAACGTTATCCAGATAGGCGCTGTCGATACTGGTATTGGATGCATTTGTGCTTTCACTGTGGCCCAGGCTATATCGGGGCCGTATGTATAGCTCGTTTGTCGAATCAAATTTTGTTTCCCAGTCGAGAGAAAAATTATGTTTGATTTCGCTGCTCCAGGCAGACCTGGTGGTATGTTTATTGAAAACAGTATCATTGGTGTATAAATCCTGCCGCCAGGATTCAGATGCCTGATTGTTGGTGTTTTTGTCATAGGTATAGCTTCCGGAAACCTTTGTTTTCTGGCCGATCATATTGCGATAATTGCCGCCCAGTTTGGTGCGGTGGTTTTTTCCGACTTGCGCCCCACTGACATTGTCCGTTTTAGCAATAAAGGATAGTTGTTTTTCCGGGCCATAGAGGAACGCTTTCCCATCTATGCGGTATAGTGGCGTCTTAAGGTTTAGCCCCCTGCTACCGCCAGCGATAGAGGGCTTGCCGAAAAGTCCTTTAAATTTACGACGGGTCACGATATTGATGGTCCGGATTCGTTCACCGTCATCAAAACCGGTAAACTTGCTTTGATCAGTCTGGGCATCGTAAACCTGAATTTTTTTGATCGCATCAGCCGGCAGGTTTTTAATGGCCATGGCCGGGTTGTCCCCGAAAAAGGGTTTACCATTTACATAAATCTTAGGAACCGCCTCTCCGTCAGATTGGACATTTCCATCTTTATCAACTTCCAGACCGTCCATTTTATTTATGAGATCCCCGGCGGTGGCGTCAGGTTTCAGGGAATAGGCGTCGGCGTTGAATTCCGTCGTGTCACCGTTCATGGTAACAGGCCGAACGGCGGTGACAGAGACTGTTTCCATATCGTTGACATGATCGGCCAGCAAAATGGTGCCTATATCCAGGGTGTCTTTGGCGGGATCGATGGATAGGTATTTGAGTACGGATGAGAAGCCCTGGCACTGGATATCTATTACATAGGTGTCGGGTGTCAGCCTGGTAAATTGAAAACGCCCTATGCTATCCGAGATCAGATATTTTGCCTGAGCGGTGTCACTTGCCTTCATAAGCTTGAGGGTCGCATTGGGGATTGGTTTCAGGTTGGAGTCCTTAAGGCGGCCCATCAATACCGTTGGAGATGCGGTTTTTTTTTGTTGTGCTTTCAGTTTTCCAAAAGAACATATCAGAACAAGACAAATTAAAGCAGAATAATGGTGCATAAACAACAAGATGTTTTCGAGATTTCACTTTATGGAATACAGCACTTTTACTATCTGTACCTCATGCAACGCTGGTTGGGCAGCCTGGCTGTATTCAACTTGATAATCATTTTTTATTTTGAATAATTTATTTACTGTAGCAGGATGATCCATCTGCGCTTGAACATTCTTTCTCCGGTATTCGAAATGCACTTTTCAGTTGCCCGGTGTCTTCACTTTCTGCCTGCTGACCCGCGAACCTGTCTAAGCGGGCATACCCCTATAGCCGGGAAATACGCAGTAATGCGCTTTATTACAATCTGAAAATATTTTGGAACTTGTTATGAATGCGACAACGCCTTTCAAGCCGGATGTTAGATGATTAAAGCCGGGAAAAGTTTAAAAGCAGGCTTTATTTGGATAGTTTGCTGCCAGACATATATCCGCCACCAGAAGAATGCCCGCTACAGCGGGCATTAGAGAGGATAGACCGCAAATAGGCGGGAGGCTATTATAGGAGAATAGGGAGTCTCATATATTAGCGTAATTATGTCCGATATTATCCTATTCAAGCATTTCAGCGGATAGCACTTATTGTTTATCTAGTTTCCAGACACAGAAGGGCTGTAATGCATTTGTACATTACAGCCCTTCTGTGCTGATGCGGATAGGTCGTAGTTTTGGTTGGGCACGCGAAAGTTGATAACGGACCTTAAAGTCAGAATATGCGCGCTGCCGGAACCTTTGCGATATTGCCTGTAAGCGCCTATTTAGAGATCAGTATTTTGTTGGCGGATGCTGATCAGGTTTAGGCATTTTTCATCTTCTCCAGGTCCAGTTTTACCATCTGCATCATCGCCTTCATGACACGGTCTGGCTTACCGGGTTCTTTACTGTGCAACCACTGGCTAAACGCAGCCGGCACTATTTGCCAGGAGATCCCAAATCTATCGGTCAGCCAGCCGCATTCCATTTCCTGGCCGCCTTCGGACAAGTGTGACCAGTAATAGTCAATTTCTTCCTGCGTATCACAATTGACCATAATGGAAGTAGCCGGAGAGAATTTAAATGAAGGTCCGCCATTCAGGGCCATATACCTGATTCCGGCCATTTCAAACTCGATGGTCAGCGGGGTTTCCTTTCCCTGCCTGGGCGGCGCAATATCTGTGTAGAACTTGCTATGAACCTTGCCATCCTTGAATATCTCCATATAGTAGTTGATCGCCTCTTCGGCATTGCCGTCAAACCAAAGGCAGATAACAGACTGTTGCATGATTGTGAATTTTTATTGATGAATTATTTGATCTATTCATTTGGAGTGCCTTCCTTTTTTTCTAAGGCGCTGTTGATCATCCACTGGACGCCAAACTGATCGGCGAGTTGCCCAAACAGGTCTCCCCAGAATGTTGGTTGCATATCGACCTGGATGGTTGCGCCCTGAGACAACTTTTCAAAAAGCCGCCGCGCCTCAGCTTCATTATCGGCTCTGATGTTGATAAACTGATTATTGCCCTGGATCATCGCCTGGGCGTCACCAGAACAAACGGAATGGATCATGTCAGATGCCATTAACATTTGGCCGTTGGCCAGCGGGAGACAAATGTGCATTAATTTATCAGCTTCTGCAGGGTCCAGTTTTTTACCCTCCTCAGGCGGTGTATCTGAAGCTTTCATTTTAAAACTGAACTCGCCGCCAAAAACGGATTTGTAAAAGTCAAAGGCGGCCGCGGCGTTGCCATCAAAAATTAAATAAGGACTAAGCGTTTGCATAAAGAATTATTTTAGAAATGAGTAAATGCGTGTATCAAGATTCTCCCTCAAAGTTAGTGCCTTGAATTGTGTTCTCTGCTATCATAAAACGGCAAAGCAAGGGGGTAATTGCGTCAGTTTTCGTATCTTTAATATATGAAACACATTTCCATCATCGTCCCGGAGCGGGCCATTCTCGCCAGTCTCGAAGGGTCCAGGCAGCTGTTTACTCAGGTAAATAGCTTTTGCCTGCAAAACGGGCAACCGCCATTATTTGATGTTCAATTGGTTGGACTTCAGCGGGATACCAAGGCTAGTGGCGGCTTGTTTACCATTAATGCCTCTCAGTTGATAGGTGAAGTGGTCCGAACCGACCTTATCATTATTCCCGCTATTGATGGTGATCTACAGCAGACCGTTCAGGCAAATGCGGCATTTGTTCCCTGGATCAAAAAGCATTATGCAGCAGGAGCAGAGGTGGCGAGCCTATGTCTGGGGGCTTTTCTGCTTGCTGAAACCGGACTGTTAGCCGGCAGGAAATGCGCCACTCATTGGCTCGCGACAGATGAATTTAAACAGCTATATCCCAATGCAGATTTAGTGACAGAGAAGATCATTACGGAAGACAAAGGGATTTATTGCAGTGGCGGTGCTTTCTCTTATCTGAATCTTATTTTGTATCTGATTGAGAAATATGCCGGCAGACAAATGGCGCTCTTATGTGCGAAAGTGTTCGCTATCGAGATAGATCGCCGTACCCAGTTACCCTTTACGATGTTTCGGGGACAAAAAGCCCATGAAGACCAGCCTATCAAGGAAGCTCAGGACTATATTGAAGAAAATTTCCGCGATAAGATATCTATTGATCAATTATGCGATCTGGTCGCACTGGGCCGCCGGAGCTTTGAGCGTCGTTTTAAGAAAGCAACCCATAATACGGTTTTGGAATACATCCAACGCGTAAAAATCGAAGCCGCCAAACAGCAATTGGAATTGGAAGAAAAAAATGTAAGCGAGGTCATGTTTGACGTGGGGTATATTGACCAGAAGACCTTCCGGCAGATGTTTAAGAAAGTGACCGGCCTCTCGCCCGCTGCCTATAAAAATAAGTTTCGAAATTTTAATCTGTTAGCAGCGGTCAACTGACTTAGGCTGATTTTAAAGCAAAAAAAAATCCCACTAAGCTGGAAAGCTGTGGGATGTTCTTCTCATTGGTTGTTTTAAGAAGCATTAAACAAAGTTTATTTTTGTCTCAATTACGGATAATTAGAGAATCTCAATGGATTTAGGCGTGATCTTCACTTCTTCTTTCTTGGGAAGCGTTACACTAAGAATACCATTTTCATATTTGGCGACAATTTTATCTGCATCGATTTTTTCATCCAGTGTGAATGTTCTCTTGAAGCTTCTGTTGGTGAATTCCTGGCGATGGATCTTGGTGTCTTCACCGCTCTGTTCTTTAGAAGCTTGCTTGTCATAAGAGATGGTTAGTAAATTGTCGTCCACATTTAATTTGAAGTCTTGTTTCTGAAGGCCGGGAGCTGCTACTTCCAGTTCAAAGGCTTCTTTTGTTTCTTTAATATTAACCGCAGGCACATGCAGTTCCTTTGCGAAGTTGCCGGCAGGAAAACCGCCAAATACTTCTTCAAACAGATTGTTCAGGGTGCCATAATTTCTCTTTACTAAAGTTGACATATTGTATAAGTTTTAAAGTGAATAATTGAATTTGACTTAATCAGTTTTTAATTTTCAATTTCACATAACAGGTTTCAAATGCCGTACCATCTCGATAAACAGGTTTTTTAAGGCCAAACAGACAGTTTATTTTTAATTAAAGTGACATAATGGCATTATATTGGCAAGGTAGGTGTCATAATGGCGCTATCTGTGCTGAATAATCCATGCTGCTCCTTTACCCACGGAAACGGGGCCGTTTTTACAGGCTGATAGATAATTTGTATCTTTGTGGTTCATAAAAACAAAAATATTTACTATGTATCCTGAAGAAATAGTAATGCCGATGAAGGCGGAGTTGACTGATTACGGTTTTGAAGATTTAATCACTCCGCAGTCTGTGGACGCAGCTATACAGCGCCCCGGTACTACATTGATCGTCATTAATTCTGTATGTGGCTGCTCCGCAGGAAGTGCACGCCCGGGCGTATTGATGGCAGTACAGAATTCTGAAAAGAAGCCCGATTATCTGGCGACGTCGTTTGCCGGTTTTGACGGGGCTGCAGTCAGCAGATTAAGAGAATTCCTTTTACCTTATCCTCCATCGTCACCTTCTATTGCCCTGTTTAAAGATGGCAAACTGGTGAATTTTATTGAAAGACATATGATCGAAGGCAGATCTGCACAGTTGATTGCAGGTGCTTTAATGCAGGCATTTGAAGAATTCTGCTAGACAGGCATAAACTTAGTTAGTGAGCTAAACAGGAAAACGGGCCGACGGAATGTATCCTTTGTCGACCCGTTTTTGATTTCAGGTATTTCAGTTTTGAAAACTAGTTATAATGTGGATTGGCTCCTAACGCGTCCAGGTCTTCATTGCTGTAATCTTTGATCGTATTATATAGCGTGTCTCTTTCTATGGGATGACGTCCGGCCTGACGGATGAGTGCGACCAGTTCCGTGGTTGAAAGCGCAGGCTTTTGTTCTTCGCTACCTGCCATTGTATAGATTTTGGTGGTGTCATCTATTGTGCCATCCAGGTCATCTACGCCAAAACTTAATGTTAACTGAGCATTCTGTCTGCCCAGCATCGGCCAATAAGCTTTCATATGTGGAAAATTGTCCAGATAAAGCCTCGAGATCGCATAAAGGCGCATATCTTCCACTACAGAACTTTCCGGTACGTCGGACATATCATTATTCTTATTTCGGAATTTCAACGGAATAAACGTGTTGAAACCTCCGGTCTCATCCTGAAGCGTCCTGAGTTTATCCATATGATCGATACGATGTTCATAATTCTCTATATGGCCAAACAGCATGGTTGCATTGGAGTGCATGCCAAGGTTATGAGCTGCCTTATGAATACGTAACCAGCCCTCTGTGTCCACCTTATCATGACATATTTTGCTCCGCACTTCCGGATGGAAAATTTCCGCACCACCACCAGGCAATGATTGCAGACCAGCCTCTTTGAGCAGCTGCATACCTTCTTCCGGGCTTACTTTGGCCTTACGGAACATATAGTCCAGCTCTACAGCCGTATAACCTTTGATATGCAGGTCCGGACGGTGTTCCTTAATGCGTTTCATGACATCTATAAAAAACTGCATCGTTAACTTAGGGTGAACCCCCCCCACAATGTGTACTTCTGTTACCGGTTTGCCATCATAG containing:
- a CDS encoding TonB-dependent receptor, whose product is MGRLKDSNLKPIPNATLKLMKASDTAQAKYLISDSIGRFQFTRLTPDTYVIDIQCQGFSSVLKYLSIDPAKDTLDIGTILLADHVNDMETVSVTAVRPVTMNGDTTEFNADAYSLKPDATAGDLINKMDGLEVDKDGNVQSDGEAVPKIYVNGKPFFGDNPAMAIKNLPADAIKKIQVYDAQTDQSKFTGFDDGERIRTINIVTRRKFKGLFGKPSIAGGSRGLNLKTPLYRIDGKAFLYGPEKQLSFIAKTDNVSGAQVGKNHRTKLGGNYRNMIGQKTKVSGSYTYDKNTNNQASESWRQDLYTNDTVFNKHTTRSAWSSEIKHNFSLDWETKFDSTNELYIRPRYSLGHSESTNASNTSIDSAYLDNVVHKNKTTNTSSSDSHQENFSLSTTYNHRFKKRGRSISLDVNIHQNNNDRTRLSQTDLYDFIADSLDLTRRQFLNTSDNQSYRANLDYTEPFGVHHMVQLELNAAYSKSKSDQRTYNYDELTGDYTTIDTTLTNFYGNTYQSTRSTLSYRYHTDYIRLSVGSGVQWGKVNSLNYTKHTDIHQNYVNLYPTASLTYRFSKWRRLRFRYRGRTSQPEVSQMQPIVDNSNPLYIRAGNPDLKQRFNHQVSLEYRNRDSVTSRSVNARVNMEVATNSVVNSIKRLDNGGQFSKPVNINGNYQINAYLGFGIPIRFIPSNLDLQTRINHRHQVSLIDQVKNYTTKIELSETFRWRTNLEKAFDINFSTRPTYNIIHYSVSDRTNGNYFDQKFSFDGTWYTESGWESSAGFDYTLYAGLPEEQQNNSTILNLAVAKFFFDKAAKLTLSVTDLLNQSNGLSFTRSDNYIQQSQTDVFKRYFLLTFSYNLRNLHLGGKDHDNAGSDFNPISRHNRGKRRNS
- a CDS encoding VOC family protein gives rise to the protein MQQSVICLWFDGNAEEAINYYMEIFKDGKVHSKFYTDIAPPRQGKETPLTIEFEMAGIRYMALNGGPSFKFSPATSIMVNCDTQEEIDYYWSHLSEGGQEMECGWLTDRFGISWQIVPAAFSQWLHSKEPGKPDRVMKAMMQMVKLDLEKMKNA
- a CDS encoding VOC family protein; translated protein: MQTLSPYLIFDGNAAAAFDFYKSVFGGEFSFKMKASDTPPEEGKKLDPAEADKLMHICLPLANGQMLMASDMIHSVCSGDAQAMIQGNNQFINIRADNEAEARRLFEKLSQGATIQVDMQPTFWGDLFGQLADQFGVQWMINSALEKKEGTPNE
- a CDS encoding GlxA family transcriptional regulator — translated: MKHISIIVPERAILASLEGSRQLFTQVNSFCLQNGQPPLFDVQLVGLQRDTKASGGLFTINASQLIGEVVRTDLIIIPAIDGDLQQTVQANAAFVPWIKKHYAAGAEVASLCLGAFLLAETGLLAGRKCATHWLATDEFKQLYPNADLVTEKIITEDKGIYCSGGAFSYLNLILYLIEKYAGRQMALLCAKVFAIEIDRRTQLPFTMFRGQKAHEDQPIKEAQDYIEENFRDKISIDQLCDLVALGRRSFERRFKKATHNTVLEYIQRVKIEAAKQQLELEEKNVSEVMFDVGYIDQKTFRQMFKKVTGLSPAAYKNKFRNFNLLAAVN
- a CDS encoding Hsp20/alpha crystallin family protein, producing MSTLVKRNYGTLNNLFEEVFGGFPAGNFAKELHVPAVNIKETKEAFELEVAAPGLQKQDFKLNVDDNLLTISYDKQASKEQSGEDTKIHRQEFTNRSFKRTFTLDEKIDADKIVAKYENGILSVTLPKKEEVKITPKSIEIL
- a CDS encoding BrxA/BrxB family bacilliredoxin, which codes for MYPEEIVMPMKAELTDYGFEDLITPQSVDAAIQRPGTTLIVINSVCGCSAGSARPGVLMAVQNSEKKPDYLATSFAGFDGAAVSRLREFLLPYPPSSPSIALFKDGKLVNFIERHMIEGRSAQLIAGALMQAFEEFC
- the mqnE gene encoding aminofutalosine synthase MqnE is translated as MVELATGVEQLISSEQDTELRKIGEKVLAEKRLSFQEGITLFEKASLGFAGGLANYVREKRHGNKTYFNRNFHIEPTNVCVFTCAFCSYSRLYKNREEGWELSADQMMHIVKSYDGKPVTEVHIVGGVHPKLTMQFFIDVMKRIKEHRPDLHIKGYTAVELDYMFRKAKVSPEEGMQLLKEAGLQSLPGGGAEIFHPEVRSKICHDKVDTEGWLRIHKAAHNLGMHSNATMLFGHIENYEHRIDHMDKLRTLQDETGGFNTFIPLKFRNKNNDMSDVPESSVVEDMRLYAISRLYLDNFPHMKAYWPMLGRQNAQLTLSFGVDDLDGTIDDTTKIYTMAGSEEQKPALSTTELVALIRQAGRHPIERDTLYNTIKDYSNEDLDALGANPHYN